TTTTTTTCGTTGCGTCCATCATGGCAAAACTCCACCTATGGATCTAAGCGTAGAAACCAAACGATCATATGTTTCACTCCATATGTCTGCCGAATCTGATTCGAAATATGCTCTCGCATAATGCCGAGGCATTGGAGAGGAGGGTGACCATCCAAAAAACACTCGGAGCTTCTCACTTGCAAGATCTAGCTCGTCACCGAGAGCTACATATCGACCTAGCCGGTAAACTGCGCACGTATGGCGTAAATCATGCGCACTGATATGTGACCTTCCCTGATTTGATAATATTTCACGAGCATGCGGTGATAGCTGTTCACTTGCTATCTCAAAGATCCGATGAATAGAGCGAAGCGACAAAGGTTTTAATTTTTGCGATCCTAATAAGTAGCTATGAGGAGCCCGACGGCGGCTGCCTTGAACAACATCGGCAACCGCAACAATTTCTTCTGATAGCGGTAATTGTCTCCGCGAATTTGCAGTTTTAAGGCTCGGTGCGTTGAAGCGTGGATCTTCTTCGTGATAGGGGTTTTCGGTGATGTTAATCCAATATTTTTCACGCCCCGCGCTGGGATCATAGTCCGACTTGATCGCATCTGAGGACAACATGGCTACTTCGCCGCGTCGCAAACCAAGGTGGAGCATCAATAGAAAGATAAGGAAATTACGCCACCGAAGTATGGGGCTGCGAAACGGATTACGCTTCGACTCTGGTGAAAATATTTCAAATAGATCTTCCACTACCGAAGCGGGTAACGCGCGAATACCTGCTGGAGGCCTAGGACGTGTCGGTGAAACTTGAGAGTAAAGACGATCAAGCCTCAAGAGACGGCTTTGAATATTGCCGTAGTGTGGTTCACTTGAAACGCTAAGGTGCGAGACGATATCGGAAACGAAACTAGTTGCCGAAGCCCAGGCTTGATTGTTGTTGATCCCTCGACGGTTACCGTCGTTTCTTAGCGTCGATAAAAACGTAGTTAACGCAGTTTCGATCGAGGGCATATCAAGCTCGAAAAGCATCCGATCTAACGACCCCATGCCAATTTTCAGGTCAGTTATCTGGTAGAGCCTCTCAATGGCGTAAAGGTGAGCCCCTCGGGTGGTTTGGGCAAGATGAGCTCTGAGCACATCTGCCCATAATGTAGCCCAGTATCTGGGCAGGCTAAGGTCGTCGATCAGCAGCCAGCCTTTGGTCGATTGTGGAATCATGGTGTTGCGTAGGTTTATGCATGTCATGGTCCGAGATGCTAGGGACTAATGCATAGACCTGGCAAGAGGTCGATTTTCACCCAGACCGTTTCGAAGGGGCCCGATAGCACCCGGAAGAAAACCTTCAAAATCCTCCTAAGTAGAAAATAGTAGAAAAAACATATGCTAATTCCATCTGGCTAAGCTGGATTCTTGTTTATTTTGACGCTTTTTTCTCCTCCTGCCGGTCACCGCAAAAGATAGCTGTAGGTAATGATCCAAATAGAGGCAGGCTATTGGTTTCACAGTATCTATTAGCTTGTAAAGATAGTGTACCGTCTTGCACTGTAGAGAAACGGTGACTATCGTTATGGTCAAGGATTTTTTTGGAATGCCCCAATCATAAGGAATTGAGATAAGGATCAGCATATCCACACCTAAAATGGGGGTGGCTATGCCTAAGCGCAGCAGGACATCATATTTTACCAAACGCGGACAACACTTCGGAAATCTTTGGGCCGTATACAGCTGCTTGGTTGATGAGGTTTTGTTGCTTTCGACCGACAGGCAGTTGGCGCATTGGCTGTTGTTTCTAGAATTCTCTCCCTCAGTTAAAACATTTAGCTTCAAACCCGGCGCAATTGAGCTTGCTCAGAATCCTAAGTTAACTTTGAATTATCACGTAGAGGTTGTTCCTGTGGAAGGGAATAACGAACTGCACTACTTGCAGACTGAAGGATATACTGAAGGTTTTTCAGAAAAAGTCTTGGCGGCAAGCCGCTTCAGATACAAGTATAGGGAGTTTAGCGACAATGATTGGACGCCTAGGCGAGATCACATACTCCCTTTGCTGAAGGTCACAAGCTTTCTCGCAGGATGCAGAAAACAATACATTCCATTGGCGCTCCGCGACAACGCGATTAAATATATTCTACGAATCCGGTCAGGGACATTGCGCGGATTTTTATCAGCATTTCCTGAGTTTGAGCGAAATTTAATTTTAGTCACCTTTGCGCGCCTATTCTTGGAACGTGTGATCTTTGTCGATTTTGAGTTTAGCTTTTTCAGCCAAGATACTCGCTGGAGTTCTAATGAGCATTAAAGTCACGAAGGAAAAAGTTATATCTATTGGGTATAAAGAGGTAGATAGCTCCGCCATGAGTGAGGAGGATCGGGAGCTCTTCCTCAGGCGAAAGAAAGCGATTGATATGAGGCTGGATGGCTATACCGGGCGAGAAATTCGAGAACAGACAGGCATAAGTGAAAGTGAACTGACCAGAATCTTCAAGCGTTATACAGTTATTCTGGTCGAGGGGGTTTATTTAGGCGAAGCGGGGCTGGTACCGTACTCTCGCACGAGCTCAAACGTCAGGCGCAAAGAGCTACCCCATAAACACACTGAAGCACAGGGTGGTCTTTCCGGCGCCCTTAGTTATACGCTTGGGAAATATCCAAAAATAGCTGAGAAATTTGTGCCTGAAGTATTTCGCAAGGACTTTAGGTTTGGGCACGGATCTCGCTACGATAAAAAACATCTATGTGCACTATTTTGTAATATCTGCAAAACCGAGGGGGTGCGTGCAGATGAATGGCCACTCAATCAGCCACGTGGAGCGAGTAGAACAATAAGAAAATATATAAATGAGATTTTGGAAAGCGATTTTGAAAGGGCAGCGCTTGCGACAGGAGGCAAGCTTGCTTTGACCCATTCCAGAGCTGGTACCGGGCGCCCTCCGCTTTTTGACAACTATGACGTCTTCGATCTTATTGAGATCGACTCGTATCATGTAGATGCATTCTTTGTCCTGAACATCACCGGAGACAGGCGGATCAAAACTAACGATGTTATAAGCCGCATATGGATAATTGCAGCCGTATGCAGGAGAAGCAACGCTGTACTGGCTATGAAGTTTGTGTTTTCCAGTGAGATAAGAGCGCAAGACTTGGTAGATTTGATCTGCGATGCCTACACCGGCTGCTGGACACCCCGGCAACAACTACATGTATCTGGCTTGAAGTACTCTGACTCAGCAGGCATGCCGGGCTATTCTATTCCAGCATTAAAAAATCATACTTGGGGGGCGGTGTGTTTGGATAATGCGATGCAGCATCATGCAAATCAGGTGTATGAACTAGCTCTACATGCTGTTGGGTTTGGTATAAACTTCGGACCTCTTAAACAACCAGCGCGAAGATCTAAAGTCGAGGCTTTATTTAAGCGAATAGCTTCGAGGGTTATGCACCAGATTGAATCCACAACCGGATCGTCTCCTGAAAGCGGGCGCGCCGAATCGCCTGAGAAAGCTGCTATCTATTATCAAATCGATGTTGATGATGCGCTAGAGGTGATGGATGTCTACACGGCCAATTACAATAGTATCCCCCAAGGCGGATTAAACAAGGCAAACAGCCCGCTGGAAGTGCTATTAGCCTATTGCAATGATCGACAAACCCTCTTGACCACATCGTCCGAGGCGTATTTAAACAGTATCGCTCTGGGCAGCAGTACTCGAACAGCACGGGTGACTGGCAATATGGAGAAGGGTATCAGACCTCGAATCAAACTGGATCAAGCCATTTATACTAGTCCAGACTTGGCAAATTCCGCAGGTCTGATAGATACCGCACTTACCATCCGAATTACCCCAAGCGATTATCGAACCGTTGAGGCTTATTTGCCTAGCGGGATTTTCTTCGGCGTATTAACGGTTGAAGCAGCATGGCGCAAGATTGCTCACAGCGTGACGACTAGGCGCTTAGTGAACCGAGCACTTTATAAGCGCGAATTTGAAATCTTGGAGGGCGAGAACCCGTTGCTCGCCTGGCGCAGGCACATGAGAGCACATTCCAGTCCCGCAAATAACCGTGAATTGCAGCGACTCAGCGTGGAGTGTAGGGGGCAGGATACTGAAGCGCCGATTAATGACTCTGCGGAGAACGGCGAATCACAGAAGCCGACCGTGAGCGAACGCTGGAAAAACCTGGATATTCTCAAGTAGGAGGAACTCATGGAGCATTCTCATCCCATACTAAGTAGAGACTATAGATTAAACACCCCAACTTTGCTGGCCGTGGTTCAAAATGCCTGCTTCAAAGTGCTGATGCGCAAGACAGGCGTGGTTTACACTGGCGAGCCAAGGGTGGGAAAAACTGTGTGTTGCGAAGCCTTGCTTGAGGAAATTCCTAAGCGTTTCCCGAATGTATATGTTGTCATGATACCCGCGATGAATAAAGATGCTGATGCGCTCCGCTATTCCTCTATTATTCACCAGCTCATCGATCAGGAAGGTATTCTTCCCAAAGCGAGAACGTCTTTTGTCCAACGTCGGTCCATGTTGCTGGAACGCCTTAAGACTAGAGCTGAGTTACGCAATGCAAAGCAGATTGTGCTCTTGATCGATGAGCTTTCAAGGCTTTCGATTTCTGACTACAAACAGCTGGCGGACATTTACAATAAATTGCGCGCCGACAAAATAACCATGACCGTCATTTCATTTGCGATGCCGTCCATCGACAAAGTGGTGGCTGACTTTCTTCGTAATGATGACAGACATATCATTGGTAGGTTTTTGTCTGATATCCGCCCATTGCATGGTGTCACCACAATTGCCCAGTTAAATCAGGTGCTAAAACTCTATGATGACTGTGCTGAAGAAAAACTTTGCGGGTACAGTTTTACCAGAAACGTGCTTCCACAAGCATATACAGCGGGGTTTAGACTAACCAGCATTGCAGCTGATCTCTGGCGTGAGATGTCGCGCATCGCCGCCGGAAAATATGTTAACAACTTACCCATGGAGCACGTCGCGTTGGTGGTCGCCTATTTATTTTTGATATTGAGCGATGAAGACTCAGAAGCACTAAGTGTGCCGCAAGACTTGATTGAAGAGGCCGTTCGCGAAAGCAATTTTAAGGATTTTTGCAAAAACGTAACTGACATGAAGGCTTAGAATGATGAGTCTCTATTATCCGGAATGTGGACCTATGCCATATGAATCGATTTTTTCGATTTATTTAAAATTATCACATGGCAACTTCATCTCTTTACCCGAGCTAGCGAAAAGACTCGGAGGAGGGGTGGGAAATGGTGACAGAAGTCAATGGCTGATCACCCGCAAGATTGAAAGCGCCCTGGACGACGTTCTGCCAAGAGTGACGGGGCATTTGCCTTGGATGCATGCGCCGGTGAGTGCCCTGAATAGCCCAACAGCTGTCCTAACTTTCTGCGTTGAATGTCTAAACTTTGGTTACCACTCCGTATTTAATTCGATCTGCCTACATCGCGTGTGCCCTTTACATAAACGTGCGTTAAGTGTGGCCTGTAATGGCTGTAGGCGGCATTTCTATAAGGGATTTAGTCCTGCTCAAAGCATACCTCGCTCTTTGGAGGTTTGCGGGAAATGCGGCTTCCAAGACATCGGACTTCGCCGTGAGATAAGGATGCGCCGCTCACCTAAGCTACAGAGTGCGCTAGATTACTTTGGTAGTGCCCAAGCTCGTTGGTACCGGGAGATTTATGGCCTCGACACTGCGGAGAGCGGTTACAGCGGCCTGTATTACCAGTCAAGTCTTGCGCGTGCCGAACTTTCGGGGCCGGGTGAGCGGCTGTTCGATATGCGTAGCCCTGAAAGCCTGTCAGGGTATCGACAATTTTCACCACCGATTGCTTGCATCGGCCGGTTCAGAACCTATCTACATGACCGCTTATACCGTGCTGACTCTCCATTTCATTTGGGTGATTATCTGCGGTTGCATTCGCAACATGAAGTATTACACCGTGTGAAAGTCAGGTTTTTGGGCAAACATTTTAGTTGCTTCGAGGAGGGGTGCGAAATAGCAGGTTATCCTGATGGCCAACCTAAGACTACATCATTCTGCGCCCTAGCGGTGGCATTTATTCTTCTGTGCCTGAAAGCATCTTATAATATATGGCCGAGCTCAGGTAGTGACTTTCATGACTTCTCACCTAATAACGCAGAGAATACGAAGCCGGCTCCCTTGCTGACAAATTGGAGCTACCGTGAAGCAGTACTGGTTTTTTTAACTATCCTGGCACGCTTGGAATATTACGTGTCCGAAGGGCACGATTTTTTTGTAATTTGTAGATCTGAAGTGATTTATTTTCCAGATGACCGTGGCGTGACGCTGTTACGGAAGTCCTCTTACAAGTTTCGCTGTAACTGCCGTAATCCTCAGCGCCAACATTTGCTGTCTCGCAGTGGCAGTGGTGGCGCGTTAATGGTCGTGTGCGCTGCTCAAGGCGATCACGTTGATGGAAATCTCGCCTCCAAGCACCTTGTCGTATAGATGCCCCGAGCTAAGGCTTGTCGTAACAGGGGTTCCCCAAGGCTATTCTGAGTCTAGTGCTCGGATAGCTAGGAGGCGATGAAGGGTTTGGGCATCGCTACCTCAGGTCTCTGTAACATGGGCTGAAGTCATCGACCAGGCTAGGCATAAACGCCGTAGGCGAGTTGTTGTAAATATGCCTTGAGGGCTTGAAAGCCCACAGCGTTGGTCAACATGTCGAGCGGCAACTCTCCACCCAAATAGAAGCAGGGTCGAACCAGCCAAGCTTCAGCAAGTGCCAGCGAACCGAAAACCTCGTTGGCAAGTTCTACGGTGCAGGCGTAGTGCAGGGCGATGGCACTCTGCGGTGGTGTCAGTCGGGCAGGTCTCTGCCTGCGCCGTGACCGTTGTCGGCTCTGGGGCTGCCCTAGTATTCGCCTCCACACCTGTTCATCGCCGCAGTGAGTGGTGGCTGATAACAAGTTCTGAACATCCACAAAAGCGAAGCCATGCGCAACGTGGCGGAACACCTGTGCTGGGCTGAACTCATCGGGATCAGGGTGTAGCAGGTAAGTCGTGGGACGCATGGGCGTGATCACCCCACGGCCGTGAGTACGACTTGTTGTTGACATACACAGATCCTCCGTCAGTGTAGCTTGCTACCTCCCCAGCCCCGGATTGCCTCAGCGATAGGACTATGACATACAGCAATGAATCATTACGCCGCTTGCGGGCACCGTCGGGGTGTCGTGGATTACAGATCGAATGCATGAGAAAGGCGACCTTAATCTCGACCCGATAGTCGCGCTCTAGACCAACGAGTGAGAATCGGTTTTAAGGACTCTGCCTGTCTGGCCGGCTTTGGTGCACATGGCAGGCTGATAGAGGAGGAGGTGTTATGGGTGTTGTGCTTGGGATTGAAGCCGTAGTCCTCCCTGTCGCGAACGAATTGGATCTAATGCTAATCACCGGTCGCCATTAGCTAGGAGTTCCCGCCATCACGTTCCGGGACGATGGGCAGTAATTGGCTCGCCCGACTGCCTAGCAGCGAACCGGCCTGAAAATACCCCATCACCGTGCTGACGCTCCGGTGTTCTGTCATCGCCATTACTTCCCCTAATGGTACTCCCTGGCGTCCTGCCTCGGTCACGAAACCCGAGCGCAAGCTGTGCGCCGCCCAATCGCCCTCCAGGCCCGCCAGTTTCGCGCGTCGCTGGACGATGCGCGCGACCTGGTCTGCTGACAATCCCGAACGCCCCACCGTATTGCCCTTATACAGCCGGCGAAACAGCGGACCGCTGTCGGCGGGAGCGGCGGCCAGCCAAGCTGCTAGGGCCTGCGCTGCAGGACCTCGCAGCGGCTTCTCCCGACGAACGCCACCGGTGTCGGTCTTGGTCGCGCCGAGCGCGTACAGCCAGGTGTCGGCATCCAGTCGACGCACATCGCTGACCTGCAGTCCGACCACTTCCGAGCGACGCCGACCGCCACCGCTCCAGGCCAGCAAGAGTAGGGCGCGGTCACGTATGCCGCGCACGCCGTCGTCACAGGTGGCGAGCAGTGCCTGCAACGGCTCGAGCACGATCGCGGTTTTCTTGCGCACGTTCACGCCCTGGCGTGCCTGCGCCTTGCGTGCCTCGCGCAGCAGAGTTTTTAACGCCGGCGCCTCGGTCGGGCTGTCCCACTCATTGATCCGATGCCATTTGCCCAAAACGGCTAGGCGATGGCTCACCGTGTTGAACGCCAGTGGTCCCAGCTTGCTTTTGACCCGGGCAGCGATCAGTAGGGCGTCGATGCCTGGCGGCAGCAGGTGCACCCAACCGCCGTCGGCCAGCGGCCGC
This genomic stretch from Pseudomonas deceptionensis harbors:
- a CDS encoding site-specific integrase, which gives rise to MIPQSTKGWLLIDDLSLPRYWATLWADVLRAHLAQTTRGAHLYAIERLYQITDLKIGMGSLDRMLFELDMPSIETALTTFLSTLRNDGNRRGINNNQAWASATSFVSDIVSHLSVSSEPHYGNIQSRLLRLDRLYSQVSPTRPRPPAGIRALPASVVEDLFEIFSPESKRNPFRSPILRWRNFLIFLLMLHLGLRRGEVAMLSSDAIKSDYDPSAGREKYWINITENPYHEEDPRFNAPSLKTANSRRQLPLSEEIVAVADVVQGSRRRAPHSYLLGSQKLKPLSLRSIHRIFEIASEQLSPHAREILSNQGRSHISAHDLRHTCAVYRLGRYVALGDELDLASEKLRVFFGWSPSSPMPRHYARAYFESDSADIWSETYDRLVSTLRSIGGVLP
- a CDS encoding ATP-binding protein; this encodes MEHSHPILSRDYRLNTPTLLAVVQNACFKVLMRKTGVVYTGEPRVGKTVCCEALLEEIPKRFPNVYVVMIPAMNKDADALRYSSIIHQLIDQEGILPKARTSFVQRRSMLLERLKTRAELRNAKQIVLLIDELSRLSISDYKQLADIYNKLRADKITMTVISFAMPSIDKVVADFLRNDDRHIIGRFLSDIRPLHGVTTIAQLNQVLKLYDDCAEEKLCGYSFTRNVLPQAYTAGFRLTSIAADLWREMSRIAAGKYVNNLPMEHVALVVAYLFLILSDEDSEALSVPQDLIEEAVRESNFKDFCKNVTDMKA
- a CDS encoding MbcA/ParS/Xre antitoxin family protein; translated protein: MSTTSRTHGRGVITPMRPTTYLLHPDPDEFSPAQVFRHVAHGFAFVDVQNLLSATTHCGDEQVWRRILGQPQSRQRSRRRQRPARLTPPQSAIALHYACTVELANEVFGSLALAEAWLVRPCFYLGGELPLDMLTNAVGFQALKAYLQQLAYGVYA
- a CDS encoding site-specific integrase, giving the protein MNVLNITDQLALVDEMPLDPQSLALHAQEAAAAFIAAGTAANTVRSYRSALAYWSAWLQLRYGLALGDGALPAPVAVQFVLDHLARPLADGGWVHLLPPGIDALLIAARVKSKLGPLAFNTVSHRLAVLGKWHRINEWDSPTEAPALKTLLREARKAQARQGVNVRKKTAIVLEPLQALLATCDDGVRGIRDRALLLLAWSGGGRRRSEVVGLQVSDVRRLDADTWLYALGATKTDTGGVRREKPLRGPAAQALAAWLAAAPADSGPLFRRLYKGNTVGRSGLSADQVARIVQRRAKLAGLEGDWAAHSLRSGFVTEAGRQGVPLGEVMAMTEHRSVSTVMGYFQAGSLLGSRASQLLPIVPERDGGNS